The Bos taurus isolate L1 Dominette 01449 registration number 42190680 breed Hereford chromosome 18, ARS-UCD2.0, whole genome shotgun sequence genome has a window encoding:
- the SMIM47 gene encoding small integral membrane protein 47: MNFQENVTLAMAVFTILASIYFFNKAQQ; this comes from the exons ATGAACTTTCAGGAA AATGTGACCCTGGCCATGGCCGTATTCACCATCCTTGCTTCCATCTACTTCTTCAACAAG GCTCAGCAATGA